One Paenibacillus sp. FSL H7-0737 DNA segment encodes these proteins:
- a CDS encoding discoidin domain-containing protein, protein MGITRRISNRKNRITANKPLLLLLKFTALTVLFLLSVSVFGTNKTNDYKVGANIPRLATGSDVAAEIPDGTVIWNLGQHDGSAAEFAASGTSGSKKIFNVPSSALKSSALQSLPAGLNGKTQPELTITYQLNKIPENGVLFSVGILDAYKSVPQMSVFSNRQLSGIIQIAGVSGTESEYSFQKSYELYIPKEQLKLGTNELKLQTVRCLYCSDKEDEYSWWTWDNLRLESLNAPISEPIHGSYTLTGTVVNNKQFYFDEGAVTHLPYVIKWLGMAYSGNVMRTSCASDVGRSCSDMLEYYKVLKDYNMQAVALYLHTGDIKLKADGSLPADAEKKLTDYFEQYSPYFQYYEVDNEPGLFNRSKAVNLAIADWLNKKGKQIAPHLQTVAPGWAYWPSYSEDSCGNQKGTGKECGDPDGWERDPEQRMELEKVTDLTNGHSYGDSYIFSNGGSFTENLKTFTGADNGLGKKMLTTEFGTSDSHVDAYQYGATERTAAVFDRIMRAHIGYADMFVQHAAFFKDFSLFKYGFNLEEHDPATTEIYYTKENEDSRVSIMRRLSLAYATHGAPLTYQIANKDVLADKLVYVRAVDTSTLKPLAGSGATSNKVLVNFVNFESTPQTVSVNVTMPKNGVYEGERFGNGDTYEKARSYVTGKKATPTLTFTETLAPGEAVQYILQPSTEVKPSAPKGFKAAATKGLAVKLNWLEAPGASYELLRAEGSGGEMKVVATDVKLTEYTDHNLREGTLYTYAVRVSGSNLLSDKVQITATGLVPLDRTKWKVSSNVNTAASAPSLAIDGDRRTRWDTGKHQASGEYFQIDLGEAHEIERIDLDSTLSPFDYPRDYVVYISDDAQNWNKLTSGKGTKELTKISFSKVKTRYIKIVQTGSGGNYWSIQELQVYSRE, encoded by the coding sequence ATGGGAATAACGAGGAGAATATCTAATAGAAAAAATAGGATAACTGCAAACAAACCATTACTGTTATTACTGAAATTCACCGCATTAACCGTCTTGTTTCTGTTGTCTGTCTCTGTTTTCGGAACGAATAAGACGAACGATTATAAGGTAGGTGCCAATATACCAAGATTAGCTACAGGAAGTGATGTTGCAGCAGAAATACCGGATGGTACTGTGATCTGGAATCTGGGACAACATGATGGCTCAGCAGCTGAGTTCGCTGCGAGTGGCACTTCTGGCAGTAAGAAGATATTTAATGTTCCTTCTTCAGCGCTCAAATCATCGGCTCTTCAGAGCTTGCCTGCAGGCTTGAATGGAAAGACCCAGCCGGAATTAACGATCACCTATCAGCTAAATAAGATCCCGGAGAATGGGGTCTTATTTAGCGTAGGAATTCTGGATGCTTATAAATCCGTGCCGCAAATGAGTGTGTTTTCCAATCGTCAATTGTCAGGGATCATTCAAATTGCGGGCGTATCGGGCACAGAAAGTGAATATAGCTTTCAAAAATCCTATGAATTATACATTCCCAAGGAGCAATTGAAGCTGGGAACGAACGAATTGAAGCTGCAAACGGTTCGCTGTTTATATTGCAGTGACAAAGAAGACGAATATTCCTGGTGGACTTGGGATAATCTCCGTTTAGAATCTCTTAACGCTCCAATTTCCGAGCCTATTCATGGCAGCTATACACTGACCGGAACAGTAGTGAATAATAAGCAGTTTTACTTTGATGAAGGTGCGGTTACGCACTTGCCTTATGTTATCAAATGGCTAGGGATGGCTTATAGCGGCAATGTGATGCGTACCAGTTGTGCCAGTGATGTCGGGAGATCCTGCTCAGATATGCTGGAATATTACAAGGTATTGAAGGATTACAACATGCAGGCGGTTGCTCTGTATTTGCATACTGGTGATATTAAGCTTAAGGCAGATGGATCGTTGCCTGCTGATGCGGAGAAAAAGCTGACAGATTATTTTGAACAATATAGCCCTTATTTTCAATATTATGAGGTAGATAATGAGCCAGGGTTATTTAATCGTTCTAAGGCAGTGAACCTGGCGATTGCGGACTGGTTGAATAAAAAGGGGAAGCAAATCGCGCCCCATTTACAAACTGTTGCTCCGGGCTGGGCGTATTGGCCGAGCTACAGTGAAGATTCCTGTGGTAATCAGAAGGGAACCGGGAAGGAATGTGGAGATCCGGATGGCTGGGAACGTGATCCAGAGCAACGTATGGAGCTGGAGAAGGTTACGGATTTGACCAATGGACACTCCTACGGTGACTCTTATATTTTTAGTAATGGAGGAAGCTTTACTGAGAATTTGAAGACCTTCACTGGCGCAGACAATGGACTTGGCAAAAAAATGCTGACCACTGAATTTGGTACCTCGGACAGTCATGTGGATGCCTATCAATACGGGGCAACGGAGCGGACAGCGGCTGTATTCGACCGGATCATGCGTGCGCATATTGGTTATGCGGATATGTTTGTGCAGCATGCTGCTTTTTTTAAGGATTTCAGTTTATTCAAATACGGGTTTAATTTAGAAGAGCATGATCCGGCGACCACAGAAATTTATTATACAAAAGAAAATGAGGATTCACGTGTCAGCATCATGAGAAGGCTCAGTCTTGCCTATGCTACACATGGAGCCCCGCTAACTTATCAAATTGCCAACAAAGATGTGTTAGCCGACAAGCTGGTATATGTTCGGGCCGTGGATACTTCTACATTGAAGCCTCTTGCGGGAAGCGGGGCGACTTCAAATAAGGTACTGGTTAATTTCGTTAACTTTGAGTCTACTCCACAGACCGTGAGTGTAAATGTGACTATGCCGAAAAACGGGGTGTATGAAGGGGAGCGTTTTGGAAACGGGGATACGTATGAAAAAGCAAGAAGTTATGTAACAGGTAAAAAGGCTACTCCCACGTTAACCTTTACGGAGACACTTGCTCCGGGAGAGGCTGTGCAGTATATTTTGCAGCCTTCCACTGAAGTAAAGCCGTCGGCACCTAAAGGATTCAAAGCCGCAGCAACAAAAGGTTTAGCTGTAAAATTAAATTGGTTGGAGGCACCGGGAGCAAGCTATGAGCTGCTTCGCGCTGAAGGTAGCGGCGGGGAAATGAAGGTGGTAGCCACCGATGTGAAGCTTACAGAATATACGGATCATAATTTACGTGAAGGGACGTTATATACCTACGCGGTAAGGGTATCCGGCTCTAATTTACTGTCCGATAAAGTTCAGATTACAGCCACCGGATTGGTTCCTCTGGATCGTACTAAATGGAAGGTATCCTCAAATGTGAATACGGCAGCATCAGCTCCTAGTCTGGCTATCGATGGGGATCGGCGCACGCGCTGGGATACGGGGAAACATCAGGCCTCCGGAGAGTATTTTCAGATTGATCTGGGTGAAGCACATGAAATTGAAAGAATAGATTTGGACAGCACGCTTTCACCTTTTGATTATCCAAGAGACTATGTAGTTTATATTTCTGACGATGCTCAAAACTGGAACAAACTCACGTCTGGAAAAGGTACGAAAGAGCTTACTAAGATATCCTTTTCTAAAGTAAAGACGAGGTATATCAAAATTGTACAGACCGGATCCGGCGGGAATTATTGGTCCATTCAAGAGCTGCAGGTGTATTCCAGAGAATAA
- a CDS encoding AIM24 family protein: protein MNIDVQDESDSGSGQAVAFTLGEKEEVHVLHPQQIIAYQGPATGRADRFMDVKGIYRKRKLIRSDMSGPCHFVAALPPGYRVKILQLDGKSDLLYDFKHLFFYSKGVTMDTRVLSMKNVLVTRDIVKVKFTGNGIIGILTEGTVCEAELHPYNPLYVDAGSIIAYPENAKLELTVYGNHLASQHMSYHWKMTGHGPVLFQAGRQNRRFERDNNDDGIIKRFLREAVPFGGVFIK, encoded by the coding sequence ATGAACATCGATGTCCAAGATGAAAGCGACAGCGGGAGCGGACAAGCCGTAGCCTTCACCCTTGGGGAGAAGGAAGAGGTTCATGTGCTGCACCCACAACAAATTATCGCTTATCAAGGGCCTGCCACTGGACGGGCAGACAGATTTATGGATGTAAAGGGCATCTATCGCAAGCGAAAACTGATTCGTTCGGATATGTCTGGCCCTTGCCATTTTGTCGCCGCCCTTCCACCAGGTTATCGGGTAAAGATTCTGCAGCTTGATGGAAAGAGCGATTTATTGTACGACTTTAAACATCTCTTCTTCTACAGCAAGGGAGTTACGATGGATACACGAGTGCTAAGTATGAAGAATGTGCTCGTTACACGAGATATTGTGAAAGTGAAATTTACGGGTAACGGCATCATTGGTATATTGACTGAAGGTACGGTATGTGAAGCTGAGCTTCATCCTTACAATCCGCTCTATGTGGATGCAGGCAGCATTATTGCCTATCCTGAGAATGCGAAGCTGGAGCTTACCGTTTACGGCAACCATTTAGCTAGCCAGCATATGAGTTATCATTGGAAGATGACGGGCCACGGCCCTGTGTTGTTTCAAGCCGGACGCCAGAATCGCCGATTTGAAAGAGATAATAACGATGATGGAATTATTAAACGATTTCTGCGCGAAGCCGTGCCATTTGGTGGAGTATTTATTAAATAG
- a CDS encoding M50 family metallopeptidase, protein MDKWLKTMLFLAGSAFLTRLIPFSSLFRNLDTMIHEFGHALVTLLLSGSVLRIELYANHSGVTYSAIQDGGRAILVSLSGYVLASLFALLLFYLYSKGRHDWGLILATTVALIMLVMYVRGSFGMMWLGGFIALNVLMLVVWKKASKYYYLLLAFLTLEESVMGSLFLVYAAVVSPSRAGDASNLARMTSVPAIFWAVLFFIFSLLCAKWALGLFFKRERVQPKLQSR, encoded by the coding sequence ATGGATAAATGGCTTAAGACAATGTTATTTTTGGCCGGATCTGCTTTTTTGACGAGGTTGATTCCATTCTCATCTTTGTTTCGGAATTTGGACACGATGATTCATGAATTTGGTCATGCGCTGGTGACTTTACTGCTGTCTGGCAGTGTGCTGCGGATTGAGCTATACGCGAATCATAGTGGGGTCACCTATTCAGCCATTCAAGATGGAGGAAGAGCGATACTGGTGTCGCTATCCGGGTATGTGCTTGCTTCCTTATTCGCATTGCTGCTCTTCTATCTCTACAGTAAAGGACGGCATGATTGGGGACTTATCTTAGCTACTACAGTAGCATTGATTATGCTGGTAATGTACGTGCGGGGAAGCTTCGGAATGATGTGGTTAGGCGGGTTTATTGCGCTGAATGTTTTAATGCTGGTGGTGTGGAAAAAGGCCAGCAAATATTATTATTTGTTATTAGCTTTTTTGACCTTGGAAGAGTCTGTAATGGGAAGTTTATTTCTCGTATATGCGGCCGTTGTATCCCCATCTCGTGCGGGAGATGCCAGTAACCTGGCAAGGATGACATCGGTGCCGGCCATATTTTGGGCAGTCCTATTTTTTATATTTTCTCTGCTTTGCGCCAAATGGGCGCTGGGACTATTTTTTAAGCGGGAGCGAGTGCAGCCTAAACTTCAGAGTCGTTAA
- a CDS encoding GNAT family N-acetyltransferase, with translation MQLRLIKPAELDQAALLADSVFREPGATSMKELFPLIFRPGLSHSYAAIADDGTVAAFMGLVPSTIKTGDAFLNVFSIGAVCTDPAFRGQGLAGQLLQLCQSHAAEAEASLIFVSGDRSLYTRAGCVPFGGTQFAELNASSAQALAAAAGEEWTLRPMQPGDFFGVYRLLNEREAGHVYSPGELALLLGTEAYAGVMGLAQRTLVAVRDGSIEGFAAVAVPAAADVPAPNAATAVEWAGQPSAVAALLAKAALCGGVGTLQVPVPWQERGLLALLRDAGASLSGGANSGTVCIADREALLRQTEGCRKGLDLSSVQDDKELISLLFEPARSADSDAIALPYMSGLRFI, from the coding sequence ATGCAATTGAGATTAATTAAACCTGCGGAGCTAGATCAAGCGGCTCTGCTTGCAGATTCTGTCTTTCGTGAACCGGGTGCCACTTCAATGAAAGAACTGTTTCCACTTATTTTCCGCCCTGGACTCAGTCATTCCTACGCGGCTATTGCCGATGACGGAACGGTTGCTGCTTTCATGGGGCTCGTACCCTCCACGATCAAGACTGGAGATGCTTTCCTGAATGTATTCTCCATAGGTGCTGTCTGCACTGATCCCGCTTTTCGGGGCCAAGGACTGGCGGGCCAACTTCTACAGCTATGCCAGAGTCATGCTGCCGAGGCCGAGGCATCGCTGATTTTTGTCTCGGGTGATCGTTCGTTATACACCCGAGCTGGGTGCGTACCGTTCGGAGGTACGCAATTTGCCGAGCTGAACGCAAGCTCAGCTCAGGCTCTTGCAGCCGCAGCAGGAGAAGAATGGACGCTGCGGCCAATGCAGCCGGGCGACTTCTTCGGAGTCTACCGGCTGCTCAATGAACGCGAAGCCGGACATGTATATAGTCCGGGTGAGCTGGCGCTGCTGCTGGGGACCGAGGCTTACGCGGGTGTGATGGGCTTAGCCCAGCGCACACTCGTAGCCGTTCGGGACGGCAGCATCGAGGGGTTCGCCGCGGTGGCTGTGCCCGCGGCGGCAGACGTGCCCGCGCCGAACGCGGCGACGGCGGTGGAATGGGCCGGCCAGCCGAGTGCGGTAGCGGCATTGCTGGCCAAGGCGGCCTTGTGCGGCGGCGTTGGCACGCTGCAAGTGCCTGTGCCGTGGCAGGAGCGCGGCTTGCTCGCGCTTCTGCGGGACGCCGGCGCCAGCTTAAGCGGCGGCGCGAACAGCGGGACGGTCTGCATCGCAGACCGGGAAGCGCTATTGCGGCAGACCGAAGGCTGCCGCAAGGGCCTCGACTTGTCGTCCGTGCAGGACGACAAGGAGCTGATCTCGCTGCTCTTTGAGCCAGCGAGATCAGCGGATTCCGATGCTATTGCTTTGCCGTATATGTCTGGACTTCGTTTCATTTAA
- a CDS encoding potassium/proton antiporter — protein sequence MSQLADNIILLLAALLLVGVFSTKFSTKFGMPALVLFLAAGMVLSQFVFFNNASLTQMAGIFALVVILFEGGMQTNIKDIKPVIRPALSLSTVGVIMTTAIVGVFAKLILDVTWPESFLFGAIVGSTDAAAVFSVLGGKNIDKRLTSTLEAESGSNDPMAVFLTVSLIEWIQHPDMAIWGLLLSFIWEMGIGLVLGFVLGKIAVFCINRINLDSTGLYPVMAIGFAVLTYGLSAWVHSSGLLAVYVMGLTLGNSELMYHRTIMNFSHGFAWMMQIFMFILLGLLVFPQELAEVAWQGILLSVILMVVARPIGVFISLHFSKFTIREKTLISWAGLRGAVPIVLATYPLLADLSHGRLFFNVVFFVVLTSAVIQGTSISPLASRLKLVGQEDSDQPSLMELVALGKTDSEFNHIGINPYMPIAGQKISEIGLPDDILFTAIIRNKKIVTPHGSTVIEPGDTVYVLSPKSKRDEMRAFFRSRKGKTAEEDVSLI from the coding sequence GTGTCCCAACTTGCAGATAATATTATATTATTACTGGCAGCACTCCTGCTTGTAGGCGTATTTTCCACCAAGTTCTCCACTAAATTTGGAATGCCAGCTTTAGTGCTGTTTCTTGCTGCGGGGATGGTGCTAAGCCAATTTGTTTTTTTTAACAATGCTTCCTTAACGCAAATGGCCGGGATCTTCGCATTGGTTGTCATATTATTCGAAGGTGGCATGCAGACGAATATTAAGGATATTAAACCTGTTATTCGGCCGGCATTATCCTTATCAACGGTAGGCGTAATCATGACGACAGCCATTGTAGGGGTATTCGCTAAGCTGATCCTTGATGTGACATGGCCAGAAAGCTTTCTGTTTGGAGCGATCGTTGGATCGACAGATGCGGCTGCAGTTTTCTCGGTACTCGGCGGTAAGAACATTGATAAACGTCTGACCTCGACGTTAGAAGCAGAATCAGGAAGTAACGATCCAATGGCGGTGTTCTTGACAGTCTCGCTAATCGAATGGATACAGCATCCGGATATGGCGATATGGGGGCTGCTGTTGTCTTTTATATGGGAGATGGGCATTGGCTTAGTACTGGGTTTTGTGCTGGGGAAGATCGCAGTTTTCTGTATCAATCGAATTAACCTGGATTCCACAGGTCTTTATCCAGTAATGGCGATTGGCTTTGCTGTTCTGACCTATGGTTTATCAGCATGGGTACATAGCAGCGGGCTGCTGGCTGTTTATGTCATGGGCCTTACGCTTGGGAATTCCGAGCTAATGTATCACCGTACCATTATGAATTTTAGTCATGGTTTTGCTTGGATGATGCAAATATTTATGTTCATACTGCTTGGTTTGTTAGTATTTCCACAGGAGCTGGCGGAAGTGGCATGGCAAGGTATCTTGTTATCCGTCATTCTGATGGTTGTAGCTAGACCAATCGGTGTATTTATAAGCCTGCACTTTTCCAAATTTACGATCCGCGAGAAGACTTTGATTTCTTGGGCCGGACTTCGTGGAGCCGTTCCGATTGTGTTAGCGACTTATCCGCTGCTGGCTGATCTGTCTCACGGACGACTATTCTTTAATGTTGTGTTCTTTGTCGTACTGACCTCGGCGGTGATTCAGGGAACTAGTATTTCCCCGCTAGCATCCCGATTGAAGCTTGTGGGGCAAGAAGATTCAGATCAGCCTTCCCTGATGGAGCTGGTTGCTCTTGGCAAGACAGACTCGGAGTTTAACCATATTGGAATTAACCCTTATATGCCCATTGCTGGACAGAAGATTTCAGAAATAGGTCTGCCAGATGATATCTTATTTACGGCAATTATCCGCAATAAAAAGATTGTCACTCCGCATGGAAGTACTGTTATTGAGCCTGGGGATACTGTGTATGTCCTAAGTCCGAAAAGTAAGCGTGATGAGATGAGGGCTTTCTTCCGCAGCAGGAAAGGAAAGACCGCGGAGGAGGATGTTTCTTTAATCTAG
- a CDS encoding Dps family protein gives MTTQLKNHTELQAALNRQTANWFLLGVKLHHYHWYVSGSQFFTLHEKFEELYNEAAGYADDLAERLLSIGGQPASTMKQYLELSDLQEARGGEDAKGMVLELVRDFKTVAKELQDAIATAEELSDQPTADLLIGIRSSIEKHAWMLNAFIG, from the coding sequence ATGACAACACAATTAAAGAACCATACTGAACTGCAAGCTGCTTTGAACCGCCAAACTGCGAACTGGTTCCTGCTCGGGGTAAAGCTTCATCATTATCACTGGTATGTTAGCGGATCTCAATTCTTCACACTGCATGAGAAGTTTGAAGAGCTATACAATGAAGCTGCGGGTTATGCAGATGATTTGGCTGAGCGTTTGCTTTCTATTGGTGGACAACCAGCCTCCACAATGAAGCAATATCTTGAATTGTCCGACTTACAAGAAGCTCGCGGCGGCGAAGATGCTAAAGGTATGGTACTTGAGCTCGTGAGAGACTTTAAGACTGTTGCTAAAGAACTGCAAGATGCAATTGCTACTGCTGAAGAATTGAGCGATCAACCAACTGCGGATCTGCTGATTGGCATCAGAAGCAGCATTGAGAAACATGCTTGGATGCTGAATGCCTTTATCGGCTAA